TGGTCTAGCTCGACCCAAATTATAGTTGCAATGACCATAATAACCTTAAAGCAGAAGAAAGGAGGCCGGAGAGGGAAAGGGTAGGAGAGTAAATTTACATGTCCCTGCGAGAGAAGAGGATGGGGAAGGCGGTGCCGAGGAGCGCCACCGCGACCGCACCGGCGATCAAATACGTGTTGCCTTCCGCCGACACCTCCCCCACCGCGGAAACAGCCACCACCCTGGAAGACGATCTCCTCCCCGGTGAAGGGAGTCGCACGAGCGCCGGTCGCTGGGACGCCGTACCGGCGGTGGCTTGTGGTCGAGCGGAGGCGATCGACGGGGGTGAGAGTGGGGCCGCGGAAGCCATTTCGAGGGTGGGAATGAAGAAGCTCGTGCGAGATTGGAGTCGTATGGGTATTAAAGATTTCTTTCGTCGGTG
The Phoenix dactylifera cultivar Barhee BC4 chromosome 3, palm_55x_up_171113_PBpolish2nd_filt_p, whole genome shotgun sequence DNA segment above includes these coding regions:
- the LOC120110139 gene encoding uncharacterized protein LOC120110139; protein product: MASAAPLSPPSIASARPQATAGTASQRPALVRLPSPGRRSSSRVVAVSAVGEVSAEGNTYLIAGAVAVALLGTAFPILFSRRDICPECDGAGFIRQSGATLRANAARKDQSQIVCARCNGLGKLGQTDK